The Tindallia magadiensis genome includes a window with the following:
- a CDS encoding DNA recombination protein RmuC: MTLEIIVMAAILIIQLFYLIKLERMEKYYREESEKNRELYRQSERESRAELLQALRQFENATGERLDKTTQVMTGRHDHIIKITEHKLEHLREVVEGKISDLQKDNNEKLEKIRETVDEKLHKTLEHRLGESFKQVSSRLEQVHQGLGEMQNLANGVGDLKKVLSNVKTRGVLGEYQLESLLEQLLTPEQYEKNVAVQEDSADRVEFAVKLPGSDSKAKPVWMPIDAKFPTETYQHLLDAYENGESEMIDSRRKSLINRIKADARMINQKYLAPPYTTDFAIMFLPFEGLYAEVLRLGIFEEVQREFKVTIAGPTTLSALLNSLQMGFRTLAIQKRSSEVWELLGAVKSEFGKFGGILDKTRKKLQEASNVIDKAGVRTRAIERRLREVEEMPSETTLQWFEDEKISDELQDEEV; encoded by the coding sequence TTGACATTAGAAATCATAGTGATGGCAGCAATTTTAATAATTCAACTTTTCTATTTAATAAAATTAGAACGAATGGAAAAATACTATCGGGAAGAATCAGAAAAAAACCGGGAATTATATCGTCAAAGCGAGCGAGAGAGTAGAGCAGAACTTTTGCAAGCTTTACGACAGTTTGAAAATGCCACCGGTGAACGGTTAGACAAAACAACACAAGTAATGACCGGGCGGCATGATCATATTATAAAAATAACCGAACATAAGCTAGAACATTTACGGGAAGTGGTTGAAGGAAAAATTAGCGACTTGCAAAAAGATAATAACGAAAAACTGGAAAAAATAAGAGAAACCGTTGATGAAAAATTACATAAAACATTGGAGCATCGTCTGGGGGAGTCCTTTAAACAAGTGAGCAGTCGTTTAGAACAAGTTCATCAAGGATTAGGCGAAATGCAAAACTTAGCCAATGGCGTTGGAGACTTAAAAAAAGTCCTCAGCAATGTCAAAACAAGAGGCGTATTAGGAGAATATCAGTTAGAGAGTCTTTTAGAGCAACTACTAACCCCTGAGCAATATGAGAAAAATGTGGCGGTTCAAGAAGATAGTGCTGACCGGGTAGAATTTGCTGTGAAATTGCCAGGAAGTGACTCTAAGGCGAAACCTGTTTGGATGCCGATAGATGCTAAGTTTCCAACAGAAACCTATCAACATCTTCTAGATGCTTATGAAAATGGGGAAAGCGAAATGATTGACAGTCGCCGAAAAAGCCTTATCAATCGAATAAAAGCAGATGCACGGATGATTAATCAAAAATACCTGGCTCCACCCTATACAACAGACTTTGCTATTATGTTCCTGCCTTTTGAAGGGTTATATGCAGAAGTTTTACGGTTAGGAATTTTTGAAGAGGTTCAAAGAGAGTTCAAAGTAACCATTGCTGGACCAACTACTTTGTCTGCCTTATTGAATAGTTTGCAAATGGGATTTCGAACTTTGGCCATCCAAAAAAGATCCAGTGAAGTATGGGAATTATTAGGAGCTGTTAAGTCGGAATTTGGGAAATTTGGAGGTATTCTAGATAAAACAAGAAAAAAATTGCAGGAGGCAAGTAATGTCATTGATAAAGCAGGAGTAAGAACCAGAGCTATTGAACGTAGGCTGAGAGAAGTGGAAGAAATGCCAAGTGAAACTACCTTGCAATGGTTTGAGGATGAAAAGATTAGCGATGAACTACAGGATGAAGAGGTGTAA
- the proB gene encoding glutamate 5-kinase, with product MHHMKDLEEKRSLNMKRMVIKVGTSTLTHSNGRINYYRMDHIARQIADIKNMGYEVTLVSSGAIGSGMGKMGLRKKPSGIPQRQALAAVGQGVMMHMYEKFFGEYSQIVAQVLLTRDDINSRERYLNARHTLTALHRYDVIPIVNENDTISFDEIRFGDNDNLAALTAVLVDADLLVLLSDIDGLYQENPQDNPEAPFIETVTSITEKIESMAGKPGSNLGSGGMITKIEAAKIATNNGIPMILANGSQQEVLLDIVEGKKVGTLFLPKEHRMGVKKGWIGFASKTEGEITVDEGAENALRNRGKSLLPSGITSVKGTFERGSVISIFGKKGEIARGISNYGFNEIDKIKGCQSKDIEKILGYCYYMEVIHRDHLTLL from the coding sequence ATGCATCATATGAAAGATCTGGAAGAAAAACGGAGTTTAAATATGAAAAGAATGGTAATAAAAGTAGGGACCAGTACGTTAACCCATTCCAATGGGCGCATCAACTATTATCGAATGGATCATATCGCCCGTCAAATAGCTGATATTAAGAATATGGGTTATGAAGTAACACTGGTATCATCAGGCGCTATTGGAAGCGGTATGGGAAAAATGGGACTTAGAAAAAAACCCTCTGGAATACCTCAACGCCAAGCTTTAGCTGCTGTTGGACAAGGCGTTATGATGCATATGTATGAAAAGTTTTTTGGTGAATACAGCCAGATTGTTGCACAGGTTTTGTTAACGAGAGATGATATCAATAGTCGGGAACGATATTTGAATGCAAGGCATACATTAACAGCCTTGCACCGTTATGACGTTATTCCGATTGTTAATGAGAATGATACTATTTCTTTTGATGAAATTCGATTTGGTGATAATGATAACCTGGCGGCACTTACGGCCGTTTTAGTGGATGCAGATCTTTTAGTTCTTTTATCCGATATTGATGGTCTGTATCAAGAAAACCCGCAGGACAATCCAGAGGCGCCTTTTATTGAAACAGTAACCAGTATTACAGAAAAAATCGAAAGTATGGCTGGAAAACCTGGTTCAAATCTTGGTAGTGGTGGTATGATTACTAAAATAGAAGCCGCTAAAATTGCAACAAATAATGGGATTCCTATGATTTTAGCGAATGGATCGCAACAAGAAGTGTTATTGGATATTGTGGAAGGTAAAAAAGTGGGAACCTTATTCCTCCCCAAAGAACATCGTATGGGTGTGAAAAAAGGTTGGATAGGCTTTGCTTCTAAAACAGAAGGGGAGATAACTGTTGATGAAGGTGCTGAAAATGCTTTGAGAAATCGAGGGAAAAGTTTGCTGCCTAGTGGAATCACATCGGTGAAGGGGACTTTTGAAAGAGGAAGTGTTATTAGCATTTTTGGAAAAAAAGGAGAAATTGCTAGAGGCATTAGCAACTATGGATTTAATGAAATTGATAAAATAAAAGGATGTCAAAGTAAAGATATAGAGAAAATTTTAGGGTATTGCTATTATATGGAAGTTATTCATCGGGATCATTTAACCTTGCTATAA
- the mutY gene encoding A/G-specific adenine glycosylase → MIEPMLNEAWVRKLLEWFDAGNRIMPWRNTKDPYKRWISEIMLQQTKVETVIPYYEKFMTCFPDIEALAAANEDDVLKQWEGLGYYSRARNLLKAARVIQEEHDGTFPESEKEALKLPGIGPYTAAAVLSMAYDIPLSSVDGNVMRVFSRIYELKENVLEPKMVKLVRTKLEGMIPKDRPGDFNESMMELGAVVCLPNNPRCIDCPIQSFCQAKKSGLEQELPVRIKKNNKKILEKHVFVVWNKKKDALLLKRNPSKGLLGGMWVFPTQESLESKEGLVQENNKGYNNENKESEEWDHLLTTMMITRKIGRAKHIFSHQQWNMTIYEAETDSSDRTGYQWIQLSEIDKLAFPEVYQKVLRSISLDSADS, encoded by the coding sequence GTGATAGAACCAATGCTAAATGAAGCCTGGGTAAGGAAACTCCTGGAGTGGTTTGACGCTGGAAACAGAATCATGCCTTGGAGAAACACAAAGGATCCCTATAAAAGATGGATTTCGGAAATAATGCTTCAGCAAACAAAGGTTGAAACCGTCATTCCATATTATGAAAAATTTATGACATGTTTTCCTGATATAGAAGCATTGGCAGCGGCTAATGAGGATGATGTTTTGAAACAATGGGAAGGGTTAGGTTATTATAGTCGTGCAAGAAATTTATTAAAAGCCGCTCGCGTCATACAAGAAGAGCATGACGGAACTTTTCCTGAATCGGAAAAAGAAGCACTTAAACTTCCTGGAATTGGACCATATACGGCTGCAGCTGTACTGAGTATGGCTTACGACATACCGTTATCCTCTGTCGATGGTAATGTGATGCGCGTTTTTAGTCGAATATACGAGTTGAAAGAAAATGTATTAGAACCAAAGATGGTTAAACTGGTTAGAACTAAGTTAGAGGGTATGATTCCCAAGGACAGACCGGGCGATTTTAATGAAAGCATGATGGAGTTAGGTGCCGTCGTATGCCTACCGAATAATCCCCGATGCATAGACTGTCCTATACAAAGTTTCTGTCAGGCTAAAAAATCAGGACTAGAGCAAGAGTTACCGGTAAGAATAAAGAAAAACAATAAAAAAATACTGGAAAAACACGTCTTTGTTGTCTGGAATAAAAAGAAGGATGCATTATTGCTGAAAAGAAATCCTTCTAAAGGCTTGCTGGGAGGAATGTGGGTATTTCCAACACAGGAAAGTTTAGAAAGCAAAGAGGGGCTGGTGCAGGAAAATAATAAAGGTTATAATAATGAAAATAAAGAGTCTGAGGAATGGGACCACTTGCTGACTACCATGATGATAACGAGAAAGATTGGAAGGGCTAAACATATTTTTTCTCATCAGCAATGGAATATGACGATTTATGAAGCTGAAACAGATTCTAGTGATAGAACGGGTTACCAGTGGATTCAGTTGTCTGAGATAGATAAATTAGCGTTTCCAGAAGTGTATCAGAAAGTACTTAGAAGCATTTCTTTAGATTCAGCGGACTCATAG
- a CDS encoding MarR family winged helix-turn-helix transcriptional regulator, whose product MNFIENEKYVSEYSLKLFVVLSKAYASVSEAVLKDIRRYGLNPTEFAVLELLYHKGIQPIQKIREKVLLKSNSITYTIDKLEEKKYIERKGCSKDRRVTYVSLTELGKGKMQSIFPSHEEAIKEILKALSEDEKKEAILLLKKIGLGISFHT is encoded by the coding sequence ATGAATTTTATTGAAAACGAAAAATATGTAAGTGAATATTCTTTGAAGTTATTTGTTGTCCTATCAAAAGCCTATGCTTCTGTTTCGGAAGCTGTTTTGAAAGATATTCGAAGGTATGGATTGAATCCAACAGAGTTTGCGGTATTAGAACTTTTATATCATAAAGGGATACAGCCAATTCAGAAAATAAGAGAAAAGGTTTTGCTTAAAAGCAATAGTATTACGTATACGATCGATAAACTTGAAGAAAAAAAATATATTGAACGAAAAGGCTGTTCAAAGGATAGAAGAGTTACCTACGTGAGTTTAACCGAACTGGGTAAAGGAAAGATGCAATCCATTTTTCCTTCTCATGAAGAAGCCATCAAAGAAATATTGAAAGCATTAAGCGAAGATGAAAAAAAAGAGGCTATACTACTGTTAAAGAAAATAGGCTTAGGCATTTCGTTTCATACATAG
- a CDS encoding peroxiredoxin — protein MTERIVGKPAPHFEMNFVDGEGEKFGKISLDDYKGKWLVMFFYPLDFTFVCPTEITGMNKRIKDFQDANAEVLGVSTDSEHSHKAWIHQAHDKGGLGKLDFPLASDMTQEVARNYGVLVEEDGIALRGLFIIDPEGIVRYAVVHDLNVGRSVDETLRVLHALKSGGLCPIDWSPGEETL, from the coding sequence ATGACAGAAAGAATTGTAGGTAAACCTGCACCGCATTTTGAAATGAATTTTGTAGACGGTGAAGGTGAAAAATTTGGGAAAATTTCATTGGATGATTACAAAGGAAAATGGCTTGTTATGTTTTTCTATCCCCTGGACTTTACCTTTGTGTGCCCGACGGAGATTACTGGCATGAATAAGAGAATTAAAGACTTCCAAGATGCTAACGCTGAAGTTCTAGGTGTTAGTACGGATAGCGAACATTCTCATAAAGCTTGGATTCATCAAGCTCATGATAAAGGCGGTCTGGGAAAACTAGATTTCCCTCTTGCTTCAGATATGACGCAGGAAGTTGCTCGCAACTATGGAGTGCTAGTGGAAGAAGATGGAATTGCTTTAAGAGGATTATTCATTATTGATCCTGAAGGCATTGTAAGATACGCTGTCGTTCATGATTTGAATGTGGGACGTAGCGTTGATGAAACTCTAAGAGTTCTTCATGCTCTAAAAAGTGGCGGTTTATGCCCCATTGACTGGAGCCCTGGAGAAGAAACATTATAG
- the wrbA gene encoding NAD(P)H:quinone oxidoreductase, with the protein MEKVKLAIVYYSFTGTNQKMAKWAAEAAQKAGAEVKILKVKEVVPQSVIDADPMRKANDESSKDIPEVSNQDLEWADAFLFSFPTRFGMLPSQIKSFLDQTGPLWAEGKLANKVVSAMTSAQNQHGGQEATILSFYTMMHHWGAIVASPGYTDPVIFGAGGNPYGISVTVDGEGNMSGDQESIKAAIQHQANRTIQVAGWVKEGLKA; encoded by the coding sequence ATGGAAAAAGTAAAATTAGCAATTGTATACTACAGTTTTACCGGAACGAATCAAAAAATGGCAAAATGGGCAGCTGAAGCAGCTCAAAAAGCAGGAGCTGAAGTTAAAATCTTAAAAGTAAAAGAAGTCGTTCCTCAATCGGTTATTGATGCAGATCCTATGAGAAAAGCAAATGATGAGTCATCTAAAGACATTCCAGAGGTAAGTAATCAAGATCTTGAATGGGCAGATGCTTTTCTTTTTAGCTTTCCAACAAGATTTGGAATGTTGCCTTCTCAAATAAAATCATTTTTAGATCAAACAGGACCTTTGTGGGCAGAAGGGAAACTAGCTAATAAGGTAGTTAGTGCTATGACATCAGCTCAAAACCAGCATGGTGGTCAAGAAGCAACTATCTTATCATTTTATACAATGATGCATCACTGGGGCGCTATTGTAGCCTCGCCAGGATACACAGATCCGGTAATCTTTGGTGCTGGTGGGAATCCTTATGGGATCTCTGTGACCGTTGATGGGGAAGGAAATATGAGTGGTGATCAAGAAAGCATAAAAGCGGCCATTCAGCATCAGGCTAACCGGACCATTCAAGTTGCTGGATGGGTGAAAGAAGGGCTAAAAGCATAG
- the lpdA gene encoding dihydrolipoyl dehydrogenase, producing MRKELIIIGAGPGGYVAAIRAAQLGAKVTVIEGRDIGGTCLNRGCISTKAMYTNAKKISDLKKMHEFGVELEGYRINFEKIQSRKKAVVDQLVGGIEKLLKAYQVEVIHGWATFAGENTLEVSTKEGETLVLEGEKILIASGSKPSILPIEGTDLPGVITSDELLDIDHIPKKLAVAGSGVIGIELAAIFNAFGSEVTVVSSTLLKRMDGEMIKRVQPYLKKQGLNLKQDCRVTGITHTGEGLQIDIRNKKNGKEDKIEADTLLMAPGRDPMLNQLNLEKAGVQYDEAGIKVNEDLQTSNENIFAIGDVLGGMMLAHVASHQGIAAVERMLGHESGIRLDVVPDCVFMDPQLAGVGMTEEQVKEKEIDYLTGKFMFGANGKALGMGEPEGFVKVIARKDNHQLLGMHVMGAHASDLIHEGALALSHDMTLEDITKTIHAHPTLAETVMEAALAATDEAIHMAPPRKK from the coding sequence ATGAGAAAAGAATTAATCATTATTGGTGCTGGTCCAGGTGGATATGTTGCCGCTATCCGAGCGGCACAACTAGGCGCAAAAGTAACAGTGATAGAAGGTCGGGATATAGGGGGCACCTGCTTAAACCGAGGTTGTATTTCAACAAAAGCAATGTATACCAATGCAAAAAAAATAAGCGATCTTAAAAAAATGCATGAATTTGGAGTGGAGTTAGAAGGATATCGTATTAACTTTGAAAAAATTCAAAGCCGAAAAAAAGCAGTCGTAGATCAATTGGTAGGTGGTATCGAAAAACTCCTAAAAGCATATCAAGTAGAAGTGATCCATGGTTGGGCAACTTTTGCAGGAGAAAACACATTGGAAGTTAGCACAAAAGAAGGGGAAACCTTGGTTTTAGAAGGTGAAAAAATCCTTATCGCCAGTGGATCAAAACCATCTATTTTACCGATCGAAGGGACAGACCTTCCAGGAGTCATTACAAGCGACGAACTGCTGGATATTGATCATATTCCTAAAAAACTTGCGGTTGCAGGCAGTGGTGTCATAGGAATAGAACTAGCCGCTATTTTTAACGCTTTTGGTTCAGAGGTGACGGTGGTTTCTTCAACGCTTCTGAAGCGAATGGATGGAGAAATGATAAAAAGAGTACAACCTTACTTAAAAAAACAAGGCTTGAATTTGAAGCAAGATTGTCGCGTGACAGGCATTACGCATACGGGTGAAGGTCTCCAAATCGACATACGTAACAAAAAGAATGGTAAAGAAGATAAGATTGAGGCAGATACGTTATTAATGGCACCGGGAAGAGATCCGATGCTGAATCAGCTCAACTTAGAAAAAGCAGGTGTTCAGTACGATGAAGCCGGCATAAAGGTAAATGAAGATCTTCAAACGAGCAATGAAAATATTTTTGCTATCGGTGATGTGTTGGGCGGGATGATGTTAGCTCATGTGGCGTCTCATCAGGGAATAGCGGCTGTAGAACGTATGCTGGGTCATGAGTCGGGAATAAGGCTTGACGTTGTTCCTGACTGCGTATTTATGGATCCGCAACTGGCTGGTGTCGGAATGACAGAAGAGCAGGTAAAAGAAAAGGAAATTGACTACCTCACAGGGAAATTTATGTTTGGGGCGAATGGCAAAGCTTTGGGAATGGGTGAACCGGAAGGATTTGTAAAAGTGATTGCCCGTAAAGATAACCATCAGCTACTTGGCATGCATGTGATGGGTGCTCATGCATCGGACTTAATCCATGAAGGAGCCCTTGCGTTGAGTCATGATATGACACTGGAAGATATTACCAAAACAATTCATGCACATCCCACATTAGCGGAAACGGTGATGGAAGCCGCATTAGCGGCGACAGATGAGGCGATTCACATGGCACCACCAAGAAAAAAATAA
- a CDS encoding biotin transporter BioY yields MKSKISIHDCTRISLLAALIAVSSYIIIPLPFSPVPVTGQTLAIMLCALLLTPSQSTLTLSIYLLLGIIGLPVFAGGSSGIGVILGPTGGFLIGFLPMACFISFFKGSSPNMLRYFLVSGFSSLILLNLIGVPWLAYSAGISFSQAIALGFLPFLPGGILKLFLAVLLAWKLIPQLSFMTSNR; encoded by the coding sequence ATGAAATCAAAAATAAGTATCCATGACTGTACTCGTATTTCTTTACTTGCTGCACTCATTGCTGTTTCAAGTTATATTATTATTCCCCTTCCTTTTTCACCAGTTCCAGTCACTGGTCAAACTTTAGCCATTATGCTTTGTGCTTTATTGCTCACTCCATCACAATCAACACTTACACTTTCCATCTACCTTCTTCTAGGTATTATTGGCCTGCCTGTGTTTGCCGGAGGTTCTTCTGGTATTGGTGTTATCTTGGGACCAACCGGTGGTTTTCTGATAGGTTTTCTTCCAATGGCCTGCTTTATTAGCTTTTTTAAGGGGTCTTCTCCTAATATGCTCCGATATTTTTTAGTCTCTGGCTTTAGCAGTTTGATTTTACTGAACTTAATCGGTGTTCCCTGGCTTGCCTATTCTGCTGGTATCAGCTTTTCTCAGGCTATCGCCCTAGGATTTCTTCCCTTCTTGCCCGGCGGAATCTTAAAACTGTTTCTTGCCGTTTTATTAGCCTGGAAACTTATTCCACAGCTTTCGTTCATGACATCCAATCGGTAG
- the argH gene encoding argininosuccinate lyase, with translation MKDKKALWSGRFAGSTADKMQQFSQSLDTDWSFFREDIAGSRAHGEMLLKVGLLTAEEQQKIDQALLEIETEIEQGDFKPDIALEDVHMNIEARLIEKLGPMGAKIHTARSRNDQVATDYRLFMKKRVREVMQQQKCLLNALIDRAEKDIDVFLPGFTHLQHAQPVSLGHFWMAYFWKFHRDFNRMAAAFDQADQCPLGAGALAGTTLPIDRHYSARLLDFTNVTENSLDTVSDRDYLLEFLFASSTFMLHISRLCEDLILWNTQEFDFIELPDAYCTGSSMMPNKKNPDALELMRGKTSGVIASLNDLMINLKGLPLTYNRDMQEDKRPVFHTLDTLEEILGLLPDLLNGVTMKSASIKQHLQKGFLLATDIAEYLVSKGVPFRHTHHIVGQAVQYCLENNKEFADLTLDEWRKFSDSIGEDLLSVLSIEAAVDRRSSFGGTARSEVKRQIKKATSLLEII, from the coding sequence ATGAAGGATAAAAAAGCATTATGGAGTGGACGTTTTGCCGGCTCCACTGCTGATAAAATGCAACAGTTCAGTCAGTCTTTAGACACAGACTGGTCTTTTTTTCGAGAAGATATTGCTGGTAGTCGAGCCCATGGAGAGATGTTGTTAAAGGTTGGATTGTTAACAGCTGAGGAACAGCAAAAGATTGATCAGGCTCTTTTAGAAATTGAAACAGAGATTGAACAGGGCGATTTCAAACCTGATATAGCGCTTGAAGATGTTCATATGAATATAGAAGCTCGCTTAATAGAAAAGTTAGGACCTATGGGAGCAAAAATACATACCGCCAGGTCCCGCAATGATCAAGTAGCAACAGATTATCGTCTTTTTATGAAAAAAAGAGTTCGAGAGGTTATGCAACAACAAAAATGCTTGCTAAACGCTCTTATAGATCGGGCCGAAAAAGATATTGATGTTTTTTTGCCAGGCTTTACTCATTTGCAGCATGCTCAGCCAGTTTCTCTTGGACATTTTTGGATGGCTTATTTCTGGAAGTTTCACCGAGATTTTAACCGCATGGCAGCTGCCTTTGATCAAGCAGATCAATGCCCCTTAGGTGCTGGTGCCTTAGCCGGTACAACCCTTCCCATAGACCGCCACTATTCGGCAAGACTTCTTGATTTCACTAATGTTACAGAAAATAGCCTAGATACTGTATCTGACCGAGATTACTTACTCGAATTTCTATTTGCATCTTCTACTTTTATGCTTCATATTAGCCGACTCTGTGAAGACTTGATTCTATGGAACACCCAGGAATTCGATTTTATTGAATTACCAGATGCCTATTGCACCGGTTCAAGTATGATGCCAAACAAAAAAAATCCAGATGCTTTGGAACTGATGCGCGGAAAAACGAGCGGAGTAATTGCTTCATTAAATGATTTAATGATTAATCTAAAAGGACTTCCGCTTACGTATAATCGTGATATGCAAGAAGATAAGCGTCCTGTTTTTCATACTTTAGACACGTTAGAAGAAATTCTCGGCCTCTTGCCAGATTTGCTGAATGGTGTCACCATGAAATCAGCATCTATCAAACAGCATCTACAAAAGGGTTTCTTATTAGCAACGGATATTGCCGAATATCTTGTCTCCAAAGGAGTTCCCTTTCGTCATACGCATCATATCGTTGGGCAAGCTGTCCAATACTGCCTTGAAAATAACAAAGAGTTTGCTGATCTTACCTTAGATGAATGGAGAAAATTCAGCGATTCTATTGGAGAGGATCTTCTTTCTGTTCTAAGCATCGAAGCCGCTGTCGATCGGCGAAGTAGTTTTGGTGGAACAGCACGATCAGAAGTGAAAAGACAAATTAAAAAAGCTACCTCTCTCCTCGAAATAATCTAA
- a CDS encoding glutamate-5-semialdehyde dehydrogenase → MNEELIIKGKLAKDAANSLSLLSAEEKNHALLQMAEALEQGVHRILEANKEDMRNGRENALSDALMDRLMLTEERIYAMADGLKALRGIEDPIGKVEEMWIGAQGIEIGKMRVPMGVIGMIYEARPNVTVDAAGLCLKTGNAVILRGGSDALHSNRILTELIATAAEKAGCPKGSIQSIEQTGREVVTEFIQMTDYLDVIIPRGGVGLIQTVVKNATVPVIETGIGNCHIFVDETADLEKAKQIVINAKTQRPGVCNALETLLVHKEKAKALLLELLPLLKAKGVEIRGDHFTREIFEEAVEVNDSDYAEEFLDLILAVKVVDSIDEAITHIQRYGTGHSEAIITEHYGNSRKFLRCVDAAAVYVNASTRFTDGEQFGYGAEIGISTQKLHARGPMGLKELTSTKYVIYGDGQIRK, encoded by the coding sequence ATGAATGAAGAACTGATAATAAAAGGAAAACTAGCTAAAGATGCGGCTAATTCACTTTCGCTCTTATCGGCAGAAGAAAAGAATCATGCATTGCTACAAATGGCAGAAGCATTAGAACAAGGAGTGCACCGAATCCTTGAGGCTAATAAAGAAGATATGCGTAATGGAAGAGAAAACGCTCTTTCGGATGCTTTAATGGATCGCTTAATGTTGACGGAAGAACGAATTTACGCTATGGCAGATGGACTAAAAGCGCTGAGAGGAATTGAAGATCCCATTGGAAAAGTGGAGGAAATGTGGATAGGAGCTCAAGGCATAGAAATTGGAAAAATGCGGGTACCAATGGGCGTTATTGGAATGATCTATGAAGCCAGACCGAATGTGACGGTAGATGCAGCTGGGCTATGCTTAAAAACTGGTAATGCAGTCATTCTTCGTGGTGGATCGGATGCACTGCATTCCAATCGCATTTTAACAGAACTGATTGCAACAGCGGCTGAGAAAGCTGGCTGTCCAAAAGGTAGCATTCAAAGTATTGAACAGACCGGAAGAGAAGTTGTAACGGAATTTATTCAAATGACCGACTACCTAGATGTTATTATCCCACGTGGTGGGGTGGGACTTATTCAAACAGTAGTAAAAAATGCTACGGTTCCCGTCATTGAAACGGGAATAGGTAATTGTCATATTTTTGTTGATGAAACCGCTGATTTGGAAAAAGCAAAACAGATCGTTATCAATGCTAAAACCCAAAGGCCAGGAGTGTGCAATGCGTTAGAAACCTTATTGGTTCATAAAGAAAAAGCAAAAGCACTGTTGCTGGAGTTGCTTCCTCTTCTAAAAGCAAAAGGGGTAGAGATCAGAGGGGATCATTTTACCAGAGAAATCTTTGAAGAAGCTGTTGAAGTAAACGATTCTGATTATGCCGAGGAATTTTTAGATCTTATTCTAGCGGTTAAGGTAGTTGACAGCATTGATGAAGCCATTACGCATATTCAACGTTATGGTACAGGTCATTCGGAAGCAATCATTACGGAACACTACGGTAATTCCAGAAAGTTTTTACGTTGTGTTGATGCGGCGGCTGTATATGTTAATGCTTCTACTCGATTTACAGATGGAGAACAATTTGGATATGGGGCAGAAATAGGAATCAGCACTCAAAAATTGCATGCACGGGGACCTATGGGATTAAAAGAACTCACCAGTACGAAATATGTGATCTATGGTGATGGACAAATAAGAAAATAA